The sequence CGCAGCGGCGCGGACGCCTGGACGCCCCTGACCACCCAGCCCAACAGCACCCAGGCCGTCGCGTACAGCCCCGACGGGCGCCAGATCAGCCTGAACACCAACGAAAACCCTGACCTGCGCAACCTCGACGGGTACGTCATGAACGCCAACGGCACGGGGATGCGCCGCGTACTGCACGTTCAGGACGGCACCCGCGAGAGCGTCGGACACTGGCACCCGGACGGCACGCACCTGATCGCCGCCAGCGACGCTGCCGGGCACGGCCGCGCCGGACTGCTCGACCTGACCAGCGGCGAGGTGCAGTGGTTCACGCCCGAAGGCGGACCCGACGACACCCCCGGCCGCATCAGCCCGGACGGCCAGTGGCTGAGCGTCACCCGCAACGCCGACAGCACCCTCACGCCACTGCTGTACAGCCTGGACGCGGCCGCCCCCCGCGCCCTGCATCTGCCGCCCGGCCTGAGCAGCGGCACCCAGTACGCCCTCGGGCATCAGCTGCTCGTGGGGCACAGCACCACCACCACCCGCGCCGACGTCCTGCTGTACGACCTGAAGACCGACACTATCAGTACCCTGATCCCCGCCGAATACGGCACCATGAGCCCCGCGCAGTTCACGCCCGGCGAGTACGTCCACTACCCCAGCCCCAGCGCCCACGACCCGCAGGTGCAGGTCCCCGCCATCCTCTACACGCCCGCCGGTCTCGACCCGGCCGTCCGCCACCCCGCCCTCGTGCACGCGCACGGCGGCCCCACCTGGCAGTTCTTCCGCACCTTCGACGACGAGGTGCAGTACCTCGTCAGCCTCGGCTACACCGTCATCTGCCCCAACGTGCGCGGCAGCACCGGTTACGGCACCCCCTGGCGCGACGCGAACCTGCGCGACTGGGGCGGGCGCGACCTGCAGGACATCGCCGCCGCCGCCGCGTACCTCACCACGCTCCCCCACGTCGAGCCCGCCCGCATCGGCCTGTACGGCGTCAGCTACGGCGGCTACCTCTCCTACCTCGCGCCCGTCAAGCACCCCGACCTGTTCAAAGTCGCCATTCCCATCGTCGGGATCACCGACCTGCACCAGCTGCACGCCGACAACAGCCGCGACATCCCCCAGCTCGCCTACTACTTCCGCACCATGATGGGCCACCCCGACGAGCACGCAGAACTCTGGCGCGACCGCAGCGCCATCAGCCACGCGGCGAAGCTGAAAGCGCACATGCTCATGCTGCACGGCGCGAACGACCCCCGCTGCCCGGTCAACCAGGCCCGGAGCTTCCGCGACGCGTTGAACGCCAGCGGCAAACACGAAGGCCAGGACTACGAGTACGTGGAATTCGACGACCAGGGCCACGGCACCGCCGACCCCGCGGCCCGCATCCGCACCACCCGGCTGATCGCCGATTACCTCGCCCGGCACCTGTAACCACGCCATTCCGCTTGCGCCACCTGGCCGATGCCCGGAACACTGACCTCGCGCACACTGAGCGCATGACCGACCATGCCCTCTCCAGACGCCTCTCGTACCTGCTGCGCCACGCCCCGCACGAAGCCGGACTGACCCTCGCCCCCGGCGGCTGGGTGCCCCTCGCCCCCCTCCTGACGCACCTGAACGTCACCCGCACGCAGGTCGAAGCGGTCGCCCTCGGCAGCGACAAGCAGCGCTTCAGCCTGCGCGGCGAGCACATCCGCGCCAACCAGGGGCACAGCGTGCCCGTCGACCTCCAGCTTACCCCCGCTACCCCACCCACACTGCTCTACCACGGCACGTACCCAGCCGCTCTGGATGCCATCCGCGCTGGGGGACTCCAGCCCATGAATCGC comes from Deinococcus sedimenti and encodes:
- a CDS encoding RNA 2'-phosphotransferase, coding for MTDHALSRRLSYLLRHAPHEAGLTLAPGGWVPLAPLLTHLNVTRTQVEAVALGSDKQRFSLRGEHIRANQGHSVPVDLQLTPATPPTLLYHGTYPAALDAIRAGGLQPMNRHHVHLSSDPDTARRVGARRGPPVILTIRAGQMHDAGHAFFVSENGVWLADTVPPAYIDGA
- a CDS encoding S9 family peptidase; protein product: MPTPLPLEELVTLPITMGLTVSPDGEQVAYYDNRSGRMELCTLHLRTCERRQHTSGQAPATPRSAPVWSADSRALFLAWDHDGNERTALHVLTLDTGEVRALHHQPGSMDFPVHAHPDGTRLLVNSTRGGQMNVWQYDLTRSGADAWTPLTTQPNSTQAVAYSPDGRQISLNTNENPDLRNLDGYVMNANGTGMRRVLHVQDGTRESVGHWHPDGTHLIAASDAAGHGRAGLLDLTSGEVQWFTPEGGPDDTPGRISPDGQWLSVTRNADSTLTPLLYSLDAAAPRALHLPPGLSSGTQYALGHQLLVGHSTTTTRADVLLYDLKTDTISTLIPAEYGTMSPAQFTPGEYVHYPSPSAHDPQVQVPAILYTPAGLDPAVRHPALVHAHGGPTWQFFRTFDDEVQYLVSLGYTVICPNVRGSTGYGTPWRDANLRDWGGRDLQDIAAAAAYLTTLPHVEPARIGLYGVSYGGYLSYLAPVKHPDLFKVAIPIVGITDLHQLHADNSRDIPQLAYYFRTMMGHPDEHAELWRDRSAISHAAKLKAHMLMLHGANDPRCPVNQARSFRDALNASGKHEGQDYEYVEFDDQGHGTADPAARIRTTRLIADYLARHL